The proteins below come from a single Nocardiopsis gilva YIM 90087 genomic window:
- a CDS encoding helix-turn-helix domain-containing protein produces MPTRPRTVHSPTVRLRRLAAEMRRARLNANYNQIGDAARALGWSGPKLSRIEDGKTRFIKPEDIDHLCDLYGIKDREAREALHALARQARERGWWSEYKDVFGDNVLPDFEVEASMIRAYEALVIPGLLQTAEYTEAVFRGGQAHPDDVVERHVSARLERQQILNRHRPPHFSAVIDEAALRRRVREPGVMRDQLQHLLNMATRHNIDLQVLPFSAGPHAATTGPFVIMDFPAEIDPSIVYTETATGHVISEGEGVAQYVTIFGHVQAAALRASESVGFIRQLLTQESDDPQ; encoded by the coding sequence ATGCCGACTCGCCCTCGTACCGTCCACAGCCCGACTGTGCGGCTAAGACGACTCGCTGCCGAGATGCGGCGCGCACGCCTGAACGCCAACTACAACCAGATTGGCGACGCCGCGAGGGCTCTCGGCTGGTCAGGGCCGAAGCTGAGTCGCATCGAGGACGGCAAGACCCGATTCATCAAGCCTGAAGACATCGATCATCTGTGCGATCTCTACGGGATCAAGGACCGTGAGGCTCGCGAGGCACTTCACGCGCTTGCCCGCCAGGCACGCGAACGCGGCTGGTGGTCGGAGTACAAGGACGTCTTCGGTGACAACGTCTTGCCCGACTTCGAGGTAGAGGCGTCGATGATCCGCGCCTATGAAGCCCTCGTGATCCCTGGGCTATTGCAGACTGCTGAGTACACCGAAGCGGTCTTTCGTGGCGGGCAGGCACATCCGGACGACGTCGTCGAGCGCCACGTCTCAGCGCGACTCGAACGACAGCAGATCCTCAACCGGCACAGACCGCCGCACTTCTCGGCAGTGATCGACGAGGCAGCCCTTCGAAGGCGTGTGCGGGAACCCGGCGTCATGCGCGACCAGCTTCAGCACCTGCTGAACATGGCCACCAGGCACAACATAGACCTACAGGTGCTACCGTTCAGCGCTGGTCCTCATGCTGCGACGACCGGCCCGTTTGTCATCATGGACTTTCCGGCAGAAATTGACCCCTCGATCGTGTACACCGAGACCGCGACCGGGCATGTGATCAGCGAGGGCGAAGGCGTCGCCCAGTACGTGACGATCTTCGGGCACGTGCAGGCCGCGGCCCTCCGCGCGTCAGAGTCGGTCGGCTTCATTAGACAGCTACTGACCCAAGAGAGTGATGATCCCCAATGA
- a CDS encoding radical SAM protein: protein MHELIVAPFLDSYLVLRPGRANGMKLPAHRYLELADAPAGSTVPGWLAAAADRAFGLDLADQPLTPTVLIRKPSPYGYVRASYELNLGCNYDCEHCYLGLKRFEGLPWPQRERLLHIMRDAGVVWVQLTGGEPLIDKLFPDVYQLAYELGMMISISSNGSRLSNPHILDLLTSRRPYRLTLSVYGATEDSYDGMTRRRGSYRKFIKGLDAAVEADLPVQLSVVVSERNADEVDAMVDMATSRGISHHVYVNMSPTIYGDGSVLTTQSAEHLRERKPFTGCNAGHTFFHADPHGRASICKIGRDDAIDLMSEGIEGSPVSARLPTA from the coding sequence ATGCACGAACTGATCGTCGCCCCGTTCCTCGACTCCTACCTCGTACTCCGTCCCGGCCGCGCCAACGGGATGAAGCTTCCGGCGCACCGGTACCTCGAACTTGCCGACGCCCCCGCAGGGAGCACAGTTCCGGGCTGGCTCGCCGCAGCAGCTGACCGCGCATTCGGCCTCGACTTGGCCGACCAGCCGCTCACCCCTACCGTCCTCATCCGCAAGCCCTCGCCCTACGGCTACGTCCGCGCCAGCTACGAACTCAACCTCGGCTGCAACTACGACTGCGAGCACTGCTACCTCGGCCTCAAACGCTTCGAGGGCCTGCCCTGGCCCCAGCGAGAAAGGCTGCTGCACATCATGCGGGACGCCGGCGTGGTGTGGGTTCAGCTCACCGGCGGCGAACCCCTCATCGACAAGCTGTTCCCCGACGTCTACCAGCTCGCCTACGAGCTCGGGATGATGATCAGCATCAGCTCGAACGGGTCCCGCCTTTCCAACCCGCACATCCTCGACCTGCTGACCAGCCGACGCCCCTACAGGCTCACCCTGTCGGTGTACGGGGCCACTGAGGACTCCTATGACGGCATGACGCGCCGCCGCGGCTCCTACCGCAAGTTCATCAAGGGCCTGGACGCCGCCGTCGAGGCCGATCTGCCCGTCCAGCTCAGCGTCGTAGTCAGCGAACGCAACGCCGACGAGGTCGACGCCATGGTCGACATGGCGACCTCACGCGGTATCAGCCACCACGTGTACGTGAACATGTCGCCGACGATCTACGGCGACGGATCGGTGCTGACGACGCAGTCGGCCGAGCACCTGCGTGAACGCAAGCCCTTCACCGGATGCAACGCGGGCCACACCTTCTTCCACGCCGACCCGCACGGCCGCGCCTCGATCTGCAAGATCGGCCGTGACGACGCCATCGACCTCATGTCCGAAGGCATTGAGGGCTCGCCCGTCTCGGCGAGGTTGCCGACCGCCTGA
- a CDS encoding methyltransferase domain-containing protein, with protein MLQALNVTGGETALEIGTATGYNCALLCRRLGDKAVTSVEVDAALAQQAREKLSAAGYEPRLVVSDGAVPVEGGPFDRILATVAAKSIPAAWITQLAPDGMLVTPWGSDHAGHWLVRLTADGTGAAHGRILDEAPFMWLRSQRSHFGTWRDHVDVDAPMQAGRTKLDPRAALGADGSGRAIVIGTLVPDLYQRVIREGDEFTVWVYDAAGSWAAADYVPGASEWVQSRYGPRDIWAEIEAAYAVWESAGRPEGDRIGLTVTADEHRLWVDAPSRVIGEGLP; from the coding sequence ATGCTCCAGGCCCTGAACGTGACTGGCGGGGAGACCGCGCTCGAGATCGGAACGGCGACCGGATATAACTGTGCACTCTTGTGTCGACGTCTGGGCGATAAGGCTGTGACTTCGGTCGAGGTCGACGCTGCCCTAGCCCAGCAGGCGCGAGAGAAGCTGTCGGCCGCCGGGTATGAGCCGCGGCTCGTCGTCAGCGACGGCGCCGTCCCAGTCGAGGGCGGCCCCTTCGACCGCATCCTGGCCACGGTAGCCGCGAAGTCGATCCCCGCCGCATGGATCACCCAGCTCGCGCCGGACGGCATGCTCGTGACCCCTTGGGGTAGCGATCACGCCGGGCACTGGCTCGTCCGACTGACGGCGGACGGAACTGGGGCCGCACACGGCCGCATCCTCGACGAGGCGCCGTTCATGTGGCTGCGCTCTCAGAGGTCCCACTTCGGCACCTGGCGCGATCACGTTGACGTCGACGCTCCGATGCAGGCGGGGCGAACGAAGCTGGACCCGCGCGCGGCACTGGGAGCCGACGGGTCTGGCCGGGCGATCGTCATCGGCACGCTGGTGCCGGACCTCTATCAGCGTGTCATCCGTGAGGGTGACGAGTTCACGGTATGGGTCTACGACGCGGCCGGGTCCTGGGCGGCTGCCGACTACGTGCCGGGGGCGTCTGAATGGGTGCAGAGCCGGTACGGGCCGCGGGACATCTGGGCAGAGATCGAAGCCGCATACGCGGTGTGGGAGTCGGCGGGCCGGCCGGAGGGTGACCGGATCGGCCTCACCGTGACTGCCGACGAGCACCGGCTATGGGTCGATGCCCCGTCGCGAGTCATCGGTGAAGGACTTCCGTAG
- a CDS encoding protein kinase family protein — MGVQRRQWSDLPDEARAAVEAYTGPVLKAVPTGGGLNSGLASVLHDADGAVFVKGLPADHAQAWTQGREAAIAPHVADVAPRMLWHVRAGDWDLIGYEHIDGRHADYTPGSPDMSRVAEALALLGKTPCPDVPVKTVHRWQDYVDRPEDLNRLDGVALLHTDLNPTNILVPGDGRALLVDWAWPTRAAAWIDPACWVVWLVAAGHTPAEAERQAAAIPSWSQADAVALDMFARVQARLWAEIADDTPGRWAEGVAEAAAQWEKHRT, encoded by the coding sequence TTGGGAGTGCAGCGGCGGCAGTGGTCCGACCTGCCCGACGAAGCGCGTGCCGCTGTCGAGGCCTACACCGGCCCCGTGCTGAAAGCCGTGCCGACGGGCGGTGGGCTCAACTCTGGGCTCGCCTCGGTGCTACACGACGCCGACGGGGCGGTGTTCGTCAAAGGGCTTCCCGCCGACCATGCGCAGGCGTGGACGCAGGGCCGGGAGGCCGCCATCGCTCCACACGTCGCCGACGTCGCGCCCCGCATGCTGTGGCACGTCCGGGCCGGAGACTGGGACCTGATCGGTTATGAGCACATCGACGGTCGCCACGCCGACTACACGCCCGGTTCGCCGGACATGTCGCGGGTGGCCGAAGCCCTGGCGCTGCTCGGCAAGACCCCCTGCCCCGACGTTCCGGTGAAGACTGTGCACCGGTGGCAGGACTATGTGGACCGACCGGAGGACCTCAACCGGCTCGACGGCGTCGCGCTATTGCACACCGATCTCAACCCCACCAACATCCTGGTCCCAGGCGACGGACGGGCACTCCTCGTGGACTGGGCATGGCCGACCCGTGCGGCGGCGTGGATCGACCCGGCGTGCTGGGTGGTCTGGCTTGTCGCCGCTGGCCACACTCCGGCCGAAGCCGAGCGGCAGGCTGCGGCAATCCCGTCATGGAGCCAGGCCGACGCCGTGGCCCTCGACATGTTCGCCCGGGTCCAAGCGCGCCTTTGGGCTGAGATCGCCGACGACACTCCTGGCCGATGGGCCGAAGGTGTTGCTGAGGCGGCGGCGCAGTGGGAGAAGCACCGCACCTAG
- a CDS encoding DUF397 domain-containing protein — protein sequence MSETNPRLLFHKSSYSANSANCVEVAATQNGAAVRDSKQPHHGHLLFATAEWRAFIDDVKAGSM from the coding sequence ATGAGCGAGACCAACCCGCGTCTGCTGTTCCACAAGAGCAGCTACAGCGCCAACAGCGCTAACTGCGTGGAGGTCGCCGCCACTCAGAACGGCGCCGCTGTGCGCGACTCGAAGCAACCACACCATGGTCACCTCTTGTTCGCCACGGCCGAGTGGCGCGCCTTTATTGATGACGTCAAGGCGGGCAGCATGTAG
- a CDS encoding PspC domain-containing protein has product MSENFGKKSLRRSRDKRILTGVCGGIGAFVGVDANLVRLAFAVFTLLGASGILLYIIAWLVMPEEGKDTSVLEHIIRNFQGKQSNL; this is encoded by the coding sequence ATGAGCGAGAACTTCGGTAAGAAAAGCCTTCGGCGGAGTCGTGACAAGAGGATCCTGACCGGTGTCTGCGGTGGGATCGGGGCGTTCGTCGGTGTCGACGCGAATCTCGTGCGGCTGGCGTTCGCGGTCTTCACCCTCCTGGGTGCCAGCGGCATCCTCCTGTACATCATCGCGTGGCTGGTCATGCCCGAGGAGGGTAAGGACACCTCGGTTCTGGAGCACATCATCCGGAACTTCCAGGGGAAGCAGAGCAACCTGTGA
- a CDS encoding GNAT family N-acetyltransferase, whose product MRDQSAPEGPVFGVPYVPTLGPVHPDAITPGLWEEVVANSGTGRFLPHDPAARWGGAKDGQILTGHIEAASGRVMVPTLLGRGHGLLTAHHYGPLDVDQALEDAGKLAADQGAAEARIFWLAREPHPEAGRCRRILLKTFRDVEPPPEPGRVLTLHTASAGVRGTWPGFAAAMAHTGFAALGDRMRAGGTDEPVLVTVAEGRIVGAIGPMATLPDPLGRLRLLPQYFGVLPDHRGTGNGRALWRAAMHWGRRAGADYQLLQTELGGASDRLCRSEGLSTLGFVTVITV is encoded by the coding sequence ATGCGCGACCAGAGCGCCCCCGAGGGGCCCGTGTTCGGTGTCCCCTACGTGCCGACCCTCGGCCCCGTCCACCCCGACGCCATCACCCCCGGCCTGTGGGAGGAAGTCGTCGCCAACAGCGGCACCGGCCGGTTCCTCCCGCACGACCCGGCCGCCCGCTGGGGTGGCGCCAAGGACGGGCAGATCCTCACCGGGCACATCGAGGCCGCTTCCGGCCGGGTGATGGTGCCCACCCTCCTCGGCCGTGGGCACGGCCTGCTCACCGCCCACCACTACGGGCCGCTCGACGTCGACCAGGCGCTCGAAGACGCCGGAAAGCTCGCCGCCGACCAGGGCGCCGCCGAGGCCCGCATCTTCTGGCTCGCCCGTGAGCCACACCCCGAGGCAGGCCGCTGCCGCCGAATCCTCTTGAAGACCTTCCGCGACGTCGAACCGCCGCCGGAACCCGGCCGGGTCCTCACGTTGCACACCGCGTCCGCAGGTGTGCGGGGCACGTGGCCCGGATTCGCCGCGGCCATGGCGCACACGGGCTTCGCCGCGCTCGGCGACCGGATGCGCGCCGGAGGAACGGACGAGCCGGTCCTCGTCACCGTCGCCGAAGGGCGGATCGTCGGCGCGATCGGCCCCATGGCCACCCTGCCCGACCCCCTCGGCAGACTCCGGCTGCTGCCCCAGTACTTCGGGGTCCTGCCCGATCACCGCGGCACGGGTAACGGGCGTGCGCTGTGGCGCGCTGCGATGCACTGGGGCCGCCGCGCAGGGGCCGACTACCAGCTGTTGCAGACCGAGCTCGGCGGCGCCTCCGACCGGCTGTGCCGCTCCGAAGGGCTGAGCACGCTCGGCTTCGTCACCGTGATCACCGTCTGA